One window of the Chryseobacterium sp. CY350 genome contains the following:
- a CDS encoding acyl-CoA thioesterase translates to MIFHHTFEVRWSDLDANKHLANSSYVQYCAQTRMAFMKQEKMGVTQMSRWGIGPVIMHERFSFFKEIFADQKVIVSLEIDGCAEDASIYRFVHKFYLPDGSHCATSEATGVWIDTMLRKMTSPPDDVVEAMNKYKTSETTLMTREDFIKLPFRPENIDPAIFNK, encoded by the coding sequence ATGATTTTTCACCATACATTTGAAGTTCGCTGGAGTGATCTTGACGCGAATAAACATCTTGCCAATTCTTCTTACGTACAATACTGTGCACAAACAAGAATGGCTTTCATGAAGCAGGAAAAAATGGGTGTTACCCAAATGAGCCGCTGGGGAATTGGTCCGGTGATTATGCATGAAAGATTTTCTTTTTTTAAAGAAATATTTGCAGATCAGAAAGTCATCGTAAGCCTTGAAATCGACGGTTGCGCAGAAGATGCGTCAATTTATCGTTTTGTTCATAAATTTTATCTTCCTGATGGTTCACACTGTGCTACATCAGAAGCTACAGGTGTTTGGATTGACACGATGCTGAGAAAAATGACTTCTCCACCGGATGACGTTGTGGAAGCAATGAATAAATACAAAACATCTGAAACCACGCTCATGACAAGAGAAGATTTTATAAAACTTCCTTTCCGACCGGAAAATATTGATCCGGCGATTTTTAATAAATAA
- the thiL gene encoding thiamine-phosphate kinase: MFEDKEPELTPISKLGEFGLIKHLTEFFPLTNESSEVGVGDDAAVINPGNKRVVLTTDVLAEGVHFNLGYVPLKHLGYKAVVVNLSDIAAMNATPTQILVSLAVSNRFPVEALEELYSGIQAACGRYKVDLIGGDTTSSNAGLVMSITAVGIEDQENLVKRNGAKPNDLLVVSGDLGGAYMGLQILEREHAVFLADPNMQPEMQGFDYILERQLKPEARTDVKGILEHLDIKPTSMIDISDGLASEILHLSDQSKVGFRLYEEKIPMDNLTITTADDLNLNPVMTALSGGEDYELLFTISPNDFDKMKNHPDFTIIGHAVEKEEGNFMVARGSNQLVALTAQGWDAFLGNQQND, from the coding sequence ATGTTTGAAGATAAAGAACCGGAATTGACGCCGATCTCAAAATTAGGAGAATTCGGGCTTATTAAACACCTGACAGAATTTTTCCCACTTACCAACGAATCTTCGGAAGTTGGCGTAGGAGACGACGCTGCAGTAATTAATCCTGGAAACAAAAGAGTTGTTTTAACAACCGATGTTTTGGCAGAGGGAGTTCATTTTAATTTAGGCTATGTTCCATTGAAGCATTTAGGTTACAAAGCGGTTGTGGTAAATTTAAGTGATATTGCAGCGATGAATGCAACACCAACGCAAATTTTAGTGTCTTTGGCTGTTTCAAACCGTTTTCCGGTGGAAGCTTTAGAAGAATTATATTCCGGAATTCAGGCCGCTTGCGGCAGATATAAAGTTGATCTAATTGGCGGAGATACAACGAGTTCCAACGCAGGTTTGGTGATGAGCATTACCGCAGTGGGAATTGAAGACCAAGAAAATCTTGTAAAAAGAAATGGTGCAAAACCAAATGATTTGCTAGTTGTTTCAGGAGATTTGGGCGGTGCTTATATGGGACTTCAGATTTTGGAAAGGGAACACGCTGTTTTCTTAGCTGATCCCAATATGCAACCAGAAATGCAAGGTTTCGACTATATTTTGGAAAGGCAATTGAAGCCGGAAGCAAGAACAGATGTAAAAGGAATTTTAGAGCATTTGGATATCAAACCAACTTCGATGATTGATATTTCAGACGGTTTGGCTTCGGAAATTCTGCATCTTTCTGACCAGTCTAAAGTTGGTTTCAGATTGTACGAAGAGAAAATTCCGATGGATAATCTGACGATTACAACGGCGGACGATTTGAATTTAAATCCTGTCATGACGGCATTAAGCGGTGGTGAAGATTACGAATTACTGTTCACTATTTCTCCGAATGATTTTGATAAAATGAAAAATCACCCAGATTTTACGATTATCGGTCATGCCGTTGAAAAAGAAGAAGGGAATTTTATGGTTGCAAGAGGTTCTAACCAGTTGGTTGCTTTGACGGCACAAGGTTGGGATGCTTTTTTAGGAAATCAACAGAATGATTAA
- the pepT gene encoding peptidase T gives MSTIEFNEMWREKLLNRFLSYVKIYSTSDAESESTPSTERQWDIANYIVEELKTIGLEDVSIDEHGYIMAYVPSNLENDSQPTIGFISHYDTSPDFSGENVKPQVWENYQGEDLILNKETNFTLSPSKFESLKKHIGQTLITTDGNTLLGADDKSGCAEIVTAAEYLIAHPEIKHGRMALGFTPDEEIGRGAHKFDVAKFGAEFAYTMDGSEVGELEYENFNAAGAVVKIHGLSVHPGYAFGKMVNASLLAAEFIQSLPANETPSTTKGFDGFYHLMDITADISEAKLQYIIRDHDEEKFEARKKFMEEKVAEFNQKHGEKTAEVEIKEQYRNMKQQFEGKMHIIDLAAKAMKQAGIEPKIKAIRGGTDGAQLSYMGLPCPNIFAGGMNFHGPYEYVALESMEKALEVIVNIVKA, from the coding sequence ATGAGTACAATTGAATTCAACGAAATGTGGAGAGAAAAATTACTGAACCGCTTTCTCAGCTATGTAAAAATATATTCAACAAGTGACGCAGAGAGCGAGTCGACACCTTCTACAGAAAGACAGTGGGACATTGCCAATTATATTGTGGAAGAGCTGAAAACGATTGGTCTGGAAGATGTCTCGATCGATGAACACGGTTACATCATGGCTTACGTTCCGTCAAATCTGGAAAACGACAGTCAGCCAACAATCGGATTTATTTCTCATTACGACACTTCGCCGGATTTCAGCGGTGAAAATGTAAAACCTCAGGTTTGGGAAAATTATCAGGGAGAAGATTTAATTTTAAATAAAGAAACAAACTTTACACTTTCTCCTTCAAAATTTGAAAGCTTAAAAAAACATATCGGTCAGACCTTAATTACAACTGACGGAAATACCCTTCTCGGAGCTGATGATAAATCCGGTTGTGCCGAAATTGTAACCGCAGCAGAATACTTAATTGCTCATCCTGAAATCAAACACGGAAGAATGGCACTTGGTTTCACTCCGGATGAAGAAATCGGAAGAGGTGCGCACAAATTTGACGTTGCTAAATTCGGGGCTGAATTCGCTTACACAATGGACGGAAGTGAAGTCGGTGAATTGGAATACGAAAACTTCAACGCAGCAGGAGCCGTGGTAAAAATCCACGGATTGAGTGTACATCCCGGTTATGCTTTCGGAAAAATGGTGAATGCAAGTCTTCTGGCTGCAGAATTTATTCAGTCTTTACCAGCTAACGAAACCCCCTCTACCACAAAAGGTTTTGACGGATTTTATCATTTAATGGATATTACTGCTGATATTTCTGAGGCTAAACTTCAATACATTATCCGTGATCATGACGAAGAGAAATTTGAGGCACGAAAAAAATTCATGGAAGAAAAAGTAGCTGAATTTAATCAAAAACACGGAGAAAAAACCGCTGAAGTGGAGATTAAAGAACAATACCGCAACATGAAACAGCAGTTTGAAGGCAAAATGCACATCATTGATCTTGCTGCAAAAGCCATGAAACAAGCAGGAATAGAGCCAAAAATCAAAGCCATCAGAGGCGGAACAGACGGAGCGCAATTGTCTTATATGGGATTACCTTGTCCGAATATTTTTGCCGGCGGAATGAACTTCCATGGACCTTACGAATATGTTGCTTTGGAAAGTATGGAAAAGGCTTTGGAAGTGATTGTGAATATTGTGAAAGCTTAA